A region from the Malus domestica chromosome 07, GDT2T_hap1 genome encodes:
- the LOC103438952 gene encoding uncharacterized protein gives MRCKKHLSDLTSTLGVCASCLRERLAAIIEAQTQAQAQLSRLHSRTPAAPLDEPNRKSDANPRPLIFPHSVSPYVSRRKSDDSTWHQHRIRFYSTPQVGPTYATATSTSTSTIEGSCKRSKTRFSLLSSLFRSRSVKFWSGPSDSSVPAISSSSASSPSWFSSIFARKTRYRSKHLYVDESSGCQRPRGLSPDVTPNPFEDCDRSRPGSGDSSATTPEWKKTPALPPPSTRRARAGQGKNNMSGLAFCLSPLVRASPNRHWNQKGLPPEIAGEIRVAASFCKSRSRKLADFGRANPNR, from the coding sequence atgaggTGCAAGAAGCACCTCTCCGACCTCACCAGCACCCTCGGCGTCTGCGCCTCCTGTCTCCGGGAGCGCCTCGCCGCCATCATCGAGGCCCAAACCCAGGCCCAGGCCCAGCTCTCGAGACTCCACTCCCGGACACCCGCCGCTCCGCTCGATGAACCCAACCGCAAGTCCGATGCCAACCCTCGGCCGCTTATTTTCCCCCACTCCGTCTCCCCTTACGTCTCTCGAAGAAAATCGGACGACTCAACGTGGCACCAGCACCGGATTCGATTCTACAGTACGCCTCAGGTGGGCCCCACATATGCCAccgccacctccacctccacctccaccattGAAGGTTCGTGTAAGAGGAGCAAGACCCGGTTCTCGCTCCTATCGAGTCTTTTTCGATCCAGATCCGTCAAGTTCTGGTCGGGTCCTAGTGATTCGTCGGTTCCGGCCATTTCTTCGTCGTCGGCGTCGTCGCCCTCGTGGTTCTCTTCGATCTTCGCCAGAAAAACGCGGTATCGGTCGAAGCATCTCTACGTCGACGAGTCATCCGGTTGCCAGAGGCCTCGGGGATTGTCGCCGGACGTAACGCCCAATCCCTTCGAAGACTGCGATCGATCGCGGCCGGGAAGCGGTGACTCGTCGGCAACGACGCCGGAGTGGAAGAAGACGCCGGCGTTGCCTCCGCCGTCGACGCGGAGGGCACGTGCCGGGCAGGGAAAGAACAACATGTCGGGCCTTGCGTTTTGCCTTAGCCCGCTGGTTCGAGCCAGCCCGAACCGGCACTGGAACCAGAAGGGATTGCCGCCTGAGATAGCCGGCGAGATTCGTGTCGCGGCTTCGTTCTGCAAGAGCCGGTCTAGGAAGCTGGCGGATTTCGGTAGAGCAAATCCGAACCGTTGA
- the LOC103428456 gene encoding ras-related protein RABH1b: protein MAPVSALAKYKLVFLGDQSVGKTSIITRFMYDKFDNTYQATIGIDFLSKTMYLEDRTVRLQLWDTAGQERFRSLIPSYIRDSSVAVIVYDVASRQSFLNTSKWIEEVRTERGSDVIIVLVGNKTDLVDKRQVSIEEGEAKARDLNVMFIETSAKAGFNIKALFRKIAAALPGMETLSSTKQEDMVDVNLKSSNASSSQSQAQSGGCAC, encoded by the exons ATGGCTCCCGTTTCGGCTCTCGCCAAGTACAAGCTCGTCTTCCTGGGGGACCAGTCCGTCGGTAAAACCAGCATCATCACTCGCTTCATGTACGACAAGTTCGACAACACCTATCAG GCTACCATCGGCATTGATTTTCTGTCAAAGACAATGTATCTTGAAGATCGAACTGTTCGGTTGCAGCTCTG GGATACTGCTGGGCAGGAAAGGTTCAGGAGTCTCATTCCTAGCTACATCAGGGATTCCTCTGTGGCTGTCATTGTATATGATGTTGCAA GCAGACAATCATTCTTAAACACTTCCAAGTGGATTGAAGAGGTTCGCACTGAGCGGGGAAGTGATGTTATCATTGTACTTGTTGGAAACAAAACAGATCTTGTAGACAAAAG GCAAGTTTCCATAGAGGAAGGAGAAGCCAAAGCTCGTGACCTCAATGTTATGTTTATCGAGACCAGTGCCAAGGCTGGCTTCAATATCAAG GCACTGTTTCGGAAGATTGCCGCAGCTTTACCAGGAATGGAAACACTTTCTTCAACGAAGCAAGAGGACATGGTTGATGTGAACCTGAAGTCTTCGAACGCAAGTTCATCACAGTCGCAGGCACAGTCAGGCGGATGCGCTTGTTAA
- the LOC103428454 gene encoding probable purine permease 11 isoform X2, with translation MGSHAAESDWWRDSQESILPRDGTVIEQTLFVKLGRWQWWFLVVLNVVFLLVGQSAAVLLGRFYYDQGGNSKWLATLVQTAAFPVLFIPLYFLPSSKEQATSSNPPSIKVLALVYFSIGVLLAGDNMLYSVGLLYLSASTYSLICATQLAFNAVFSYFLNSQKFTMLILNSVIIVSFSAALIAVDDDSGGPTGVSKGKYILGFICTIGASALYSLLLSLMQLSFQKVLKKETFSVVLEMQIYTALVATCAAIVGLFASGEWRSLNGEMENYGKGRVSYVMTLVWTAVAWQICSVGVVGLIFVVSSLFSNVISTLSLAVTPIAAVIIFHDKMNGAKVIAMLLALWGFASYIYQNYLDDSKARRRLTDAREP, from the exons ATGGGTTCACACGCGGCAGAATCGGATTGGTGGAGAG ATAGCCAGGAATCGATTTTACCCAGAGATGGAACTGTGATTGAGCAAACACTATTTGTTAAACTTGGTCGTTGGCAGTGGTGGTTTTTGGTGGTACTCAACGTCGTCTTCCTCCTTGTGGGGCAGTCTGCTGCAGTTTTACTGGGAAGATTCTATTATGACCAGGGTGGCAATAGTAAGTGGTTGGCTACTCTTGTCCAAACTGCAGCCTTCCCAGTCCTTTTCATCCcgctttattttcttccttcatCCAAAGAACAAGCAACTTCTTCAAACCCGCCTTCCATTAAAGTTCTTGCCTTGGTTTACTTCTCTATTGGAGTGCTCTTAGCTGGTGACAACATGTTGTATTCTGTCGGACTCTTGTACCTATCTGCCTCCACTTATTCCCTCATATGCGCAACTCAGTTAGCTTTTAATGCAGTTTTCTCGTACTTCCTCAACTCTCAGAAGTTCACAATGCTAATTCTTAATTCAGTGATTATCGTGTCATTCTCAGCAGCTCTTATTGCCGTCGATGATGATTCTGGAGGACCAACAGGAGTCTCAAAGGGGAAATATATCCTTGGCTTCATCTGTACCATTGGAGCCTCTGCACTGTACTCTCTTTTGCTTTCCCTCATGCAGCTTTCTTTCCAAAAGGTTTTAAAAAAGGAAACGTTTTCTGTGGTTCTGGAGATGCAAATCTATACGGCCCTGGTCGCTACTTGTGCTGCAATTGTAGGTCTTTTTGCAAGTGGGGAATGGAGGAGTTTGAATGGGGAAATGGAAAACTATGGCAAGGGACGAGTTTCTTACGTGATGACCCTAGTTTGGACAGCTGTGGCTTGGCAAATTTGTTCTGTTGGTGTCGTGGGCTTAATTTTCGTggtttcttctctcttctccaatGTAATCAGTACTCTCTCTTTGGCTGTTACTCCTATAGCCGCTGTGATAAtcttccatgacaagatgaacGGTGCCAAGGTAATTGCTATGCTTCTGGCTCTTTGGGGTTTCGCCTCTTATATTTATCAGAACTATCTCGATGACTCTAAGGCAAGAAGAAGACTAACTGATGCTAGGGAACCATAA
- the LOC103428454 gene encoding probable purine permease 11 isoform X1 — translation MAMPDSQESILPRDGTVIEQTLFVKLGRWQWWFLVVLNVVFLLVGQSAAVLLGRFYYDQGGNSKWLATLVQTAAFPVLFIPLYFLPSSKEQATSSNPPSIKVLALVYFSIGVLLAGDNMLYSVGLLYLSASTYSLICATQLAFNAVFSYFLNSQKFTMLILNSVIIVSFSAALIAVDDDSGGPTGVSKGKYILGFICTIGASALYSLLLSLMQLSFQKVLKKETFSVVLEMQIYTALVATCAAIVGLFASGEWRSLNGEMENYGKGRVSYVMTLVWTAVAWQICSVGVVGLIFVVSSLFSNVISTLSLAVTPIAAVIIFHDKMNGAKVIAMLLALWGFASYIYQNYLDDSKARRRLTDAREP, via the exons ATGGCCATgccag ATAGCCAGGAATCGATTTTACCCAGAGATGGAACTGTGATTGAGCAAACACTATTTGTTAAACTTGGTCGTTGGCAGTGGTGGTTTTTGGTGGTACTCAACGTCGTCTTCCTCCTTGTGGGGCAGTCTGCTGCAGTTTTACTGGGAAGATTCTATTATGACCAGGGTGGCAATAGTAAGTGGTTGGCTACTCTTGTCCAAACTGCAGCCTTCCCAGTCCTTTTCATCCcgctttattttcttccttcatCCAAAGAACAAGCAACTTCTTCAAACCCGCCTTCCATTAAAGTTCTTGCCTTGGTTTACTTCTCTATTGGAGTGCTCTTAGCTGGTGACAACATGTTGTATTCTGTCGGACTCTTGTACCTATCTGCCTCCACTTATTCCCTCATATGCGCAACTCAGTTAGCTTTTAATGCAGTTTTCTCGTACTTCCTCAACTCTCAGAAGTTCACAATGCTAATTCTTAATTCAGTGATTATCGTGTCATTCTCAGCAGCTCTTATTGCCGTCGATGATGATTCTGGAGGACCAACAGGAGTCTCAAAGGGGAAATATATCCTTGGCTTCATCTGTACCATTGGAGCCTCTGCACTGTACTCTCTTTTGCTTTCCCTCATGCAGCTTTCTTTCCAAAAGGTTTTAAAAAAGGAAACGTTTTCTGTGGTTCTGGAGATGCAAATCTATACGGCCCTGGTCGCTACTTGTGCTGCAATTGTAGGTCTTTTTGCAAGTGGGGAATGGAGGAGTTTGAATGGGGAAATGGAAAACTATGGCAAGGGACGAGTTTCTTACGTGATGACCCTAGTTTGGACAGCTGTGGCTTGGCAAATTTGTTCTGTTGGTGTCGTGGGCTTAATTTTCGTggtttcttctctcttctccaatGTAATCAGTACTCTCTCTTTGGCTGTTACTCCTATAGCCGCTGTGATAAtcttccatgacaagatgaacGGTGCCAAGGTAATTGCTATGCTTCTGGCTCTTTGGGGTTTCGCCTCTTATATTTATCAGAACTATCTCGATGACTCTAAGGCAAGAAGAAGACTAACTGATGCTAGGGAACCATAA